TTTGAAAAGTTCAATCTGTATTTCAACCAACTCAACGAGCTATATTGTCTTCTGAAAACTAGATCTTGTTCCATCATCTCATAGcgcaaaatctaagatggcttCTTGGCTCCTGGCTTGATGATTATGAGGGATATTGGTCAGGCATACTGTGTGACAGCGATTTTTGAAACTTGAATATTGAGTCCTAAATTCATTTTTTGGGGGCTATGCTTAAATTATGAGTATCAAGACTCATGAAAATTCTGGAAATAGCTGGCTGGTATCAACTTTTCAATTTAAACAACtaattctcaataaccaagaggtccagagacctgatactgggcctgtaacatgctggggtgaaggactacaagtttgtttaaatgaatgactttTGACTTATAGTGGTGTAATGATTCACAGATGCATTGATGTTTTGGATCGCAGAGTGGTGCATAGATGCAACGTTAGCCTATGTTAAGTAGTAAAAAACATGGCTTACAACTAACAAGGTTGTTCCATCGAGTTACAAATCTGCCTGTTGGAGTTATTTCAAATCCAAATCCTCTAAATTCAAGAACATTTTGTGGAAAACAGACAAGACGTATGTTATTTAACGAATGTGGACAAAGACTCAATATTCCGAAAATTCcacaaatacaaacatatatgaCTACTGTACAGTGgaataccagatatctgatAGGTCATCAGTTTCTCATATATCatgatatgtatttattgtgatACCAATTGTATCTCCACCCACCTTGCAATTCACAGCTCTattgacttacattcaaggtcacaggggtcaaataagttaaaatctttaaaggattccttaataaccaagaagcccaaAAACCTGCTACTGGGCCGGTAAAGCATTCATGATTGAAGCActacgaagtttgttcaaataaatgacttttgACCTgtttttaaggtcacaggggtcaaatcaAATGCATTAAAAGTCttttaaaaacaacttttttcaGTAACCAAAATACCCTGAGACATGTTATGAGGCCAGTAGCATATGctacaaaatttattttaatgaataaacctagcctacatttatatttgtatgatgttgtaATCAGCTTAATATCTGCATAATTGACCTAGTTATTCCAATACTATAACTTGATTCCCACGGTTTGGTGGTAGAAAAAGTGGGAGGAGTAGAGCTGAGCTAAGAAAGTGTTTGATAACtgtgttttaaaaacaataattgccCTTCGATTTCCAGTATTTTAACCTTGAGCTTGTTGATCTCTGCTTTAAGTCTatctctttgaaacttgatTGGTTTTATAATCATGACCTCTAACTTTGATGTGATCACTTTAATAGTGTCTTTCTGTTATAGTTCCCTTTTAGCCCCGCCTTCTCAGGCCCCCAGAGAGTCAGCCCCACCTTTGGTACAATTTTTGATATCTACCCCATAAGGGTGCTACTGAGTTTTCCATTTTCAATGTAGATTGTCTTCATTTATTATAATATCTTTCCTGATATGTTACAGTCGGCGACACTCAAGCCCTACCTTAATACTGTGAGGCACACCCTCACGAGTGCCATGTGTCTGCAAAACTTTGATTCACAGATGGTGGAGAGACATAACAAACCAGAGGTGGAAGTCAAGTAAGTAATGAATTTAGGTTAAAGGAATTTGGActtactgttacatatatgtaaaagATCTAATTTTTAAAGATTTCTGAAAGagatgaaatattaaatttctgGTTGACTTGTCTGACACTCTGAACTTTTAACAAATCTAATTAATGTGTTACTGAATTACTGAATAAGCATTTATCtaaaataacaaagaaatgcACATACTATACAGAATTATGTAGTCCACATAATTCTGATTATCATTGGCTGCCTAAAGTATACAGTAccgatatgtacatgtagacacaATCAATCTGACTAGGTATTAGGATGTATGATTTCATAATTTGTGTATAGACTATGGTTGAACCTATACTGGTAACATGTATTGAAAATTCCACTAGTTTCCAGTCTCCCATTATACTTTCATTGCAAATATTGAAATTTACTTCAATATAAGACTTCAAACCCAAGATTCTGTAAGCTAGTGAAATGCTTAGTTCAGACAATgggattttattttttgtgaaacCGGATTATGATTTCAAAGATATAGACTGAAATTCAGCTTTAACATATCTTAAAATTGTAAAGGAGGAATATGAAATTTGCTTCACTTGACCCTTACCCTGGTAACTAGATTTCATTCTCATTATCATTTCAGGAGTAACAAGGAGCTTTTACTGACCCCAGTCGTTATCAGcagaaatgaaaaagaaaaagttttGATTGAAGGCTCGATAAACTCAGTCAGAATTAGCATAGCTGTAAAGCAGGTGAGTTAGTGTTAATGGCTGAAATGAAGGTTTTTTTTGGATTAAGGCTCAATAAGCACTGATAGCCAGAATAGCTGAGATGTATTCTCAACAGTACAAATGTACAGAACTCTAATTGGATTAAAGTAGTTAAATGGACCATGTGCTAAactaggtcactgtgacctacctaatcattttttgacattttttcaactgaatttttaaaaaccaatACTTCTTTATCagaacttaaaaaaatattatatttactcCAATATTGAATTTGTATGAACTTCGAcaatgaaaatttcatttttcactCCGACTTTTGACCCCTGAAATGTCTAAACCCACaaaaaaaattgatgtttttaatagTATACCATATGCAGCTGACCTTAAATGTATCCGCCTTCAAAACATTATGCTTATCACTGAGGGGCTGCAGAATTGCCCAAATTGGCACCCCTCCTCTACAAACCATTCAAACTGAGGATTCCTATGTTATCTATCTTGTTTTCATGTTTCATATTCAGAGAAGATCTGCTTGGCAGTAACACTATTGAGCAGGTTAAAAATTATTATGGTTTTGAAATCTCAGTCTTAAGTAAAAATGAATTGGAGGTCAAGTTTTTCTGACTGATgcttaattttatttattaatgagGATATAAAAAAACTTCACTGCAAAGGAATTATAAATGTTTAAGTGGGAGATACAAAGAGTGGACCTGTTTAGTCAGAGATTATAAGACACTGTTTGATGTAGAAGTCTAAGAATAAGCTGTGGTAGATGGTAATATATCATGAGAGAACTAAGCCATGGTAGATTGTATAAGACGAAGAAATAAGCATTGGTAATTATGATATGTCAGAAGAGTAAGTCTTCATTTATTTAAAGtcatgaatttaaaaaataagtTACGATGTACTTTATAGATGTGGAGAGAAATACTTTCATACTGTAATGGATTATCAACATCTtctatttcttttaaatgaacAGGCAGACGATATTGAGAAAATTTTGTGTCATAAGTTCATGAGGTTTATGATGATGAGAGCAGAAAATTTTGTAATACTTCGACGAAAACCAGTGGAGGTAAGACCAACTCAGAATTCACAAAATGATTCTATGATAATCATATAGGTGTACCAAGGTAGTGGTTTTAACATAATGTTTAAACCTCTTCACTTGTTACAATTAGAAAACATTTAGAGATCTCACGCACTGCACATCAGTGTTAAGTGTACAAGGGTGACACGCTATAAAattgtatactgtaaatatacattgtatgtgtattcaGATGGTAAAACTGTCCTCAAGACAATTGTACTTCATTGTTATGCAAATAAGAATacttttagaatattttttttcggATGGTCATTGAAGCAGATAACAAGCCAACTACAAGATACCAATTAAAAGGTTTCATCCCATTGACACTTTTGTCAAAACTATTTTGAAAGATGTGAAAAAAGATGGTTGATGTTACCCGTggtattttaaaatacattaaaacttTGTGTTAATATGTCGTTTTTCTCGTCAGGGCTATGACATCAGTTTTCTCATCACCAACTTCCACTCCGAACAGATGTACAAACATAAGCTGGTAGACTTTGTAATCCACTTCATGGAAGAAATTGATAAAGAAATAAGTGAAATGAAACTAGCTGTCAACTCAAGGGCGCGAGTCAGTGCTGAAGAATTCCTCAAGCGTTTTTAGTGACAATTTAAAGGTTGGTGCATTTTCCATCTGTAGTATATTATACCAGAGAAATGAAACAGTTGATCGATCTtcttgccaggtactgaccgtaggccggtggtttttctccaggtactctggctttcctccacctccaaaacctggcacgtcattaaatgaccctggctgttaataggacgttaaacaaaaaaaacaaaaaaacaaacaaaaaaaacaatgatcGATCTTCTATTGTTACCAGAAATGCTAGATGTAACAGTAAGTTCAGAGGATACCTAATTTCCTTCAAGTGCTTGGTAGCTCACTTCATAcattattttggtttatttataATATGCTAGACTTTTGCCAGTATACTGGTTGTCACAGAAATGGATTAAATGACACACACATCATAGAAGTAATTGaattaacacacaaaaaaataaaataaaaaaacacaaaaaaacagaaCAGCGTTATTAAAATGCTGAAAGTTATGTACCAAATATACCTGGTCGCGAcagatttctttttaaatttacTTTCAGTTTTAAAGATGAAAAAGGAAGCTCAAACTCTatgtaacttttgatatattatatgatatacaacAGCCTTAACTtgtattttattcaatcaaaattaatttttctCATTGATGTGACATAAATCTTATTTAATATGGATGAATTTCTTATGACATGTGAATTTCTATTCCACAGAACTAAGAAATTCAACCAAGATCTACATGCAAGTTGGGTGACACTGGACCAGCAAGTTCACATAAGGATTTGTGACAATATTTtgacttgttatatatattaaaattagtATCGATATTACAAGGATTATTATTACATAcagaatatatgtattttcaagTTATTTAATGGTCAAATACATCATTTTTAATCCCTGGATGGATGTATTGAAATGTATAGTTGGTGGAAATATTCTTCCTATGAAAGGTCATGGAAAATGAATCTGACCACCCCTTCAATTTGTAAAGAACTTGTCTTTTTACATGGATGGAAGAGTCAACATGAAGATTTTGTGGGTACAAGGCATGAAAGTGATATATAGTTTATGGTACGCCTTTGAAAAAGATCTAAGTAATATGAAATTTTGAACAATAAGAAAATTAATGTCTCTATCTTCCCTTCAATGTACATTTTGTGGTTACTATGGCAAAATCAATGATTGATATCTATAGAAATCTGAGGACTAcgtaaaattttcatttataatgCAAGATAGCAACATGTGTTTTAAATGGTAAACAGAAACCCAAGATTTATTTTCCGTTTCATTAGAGATTAAGTGCTTTTGGAGATACCAAAATATTCTTTATATACCACAAATTTAAAAACGTAATAAAAGTGTCAAACCCAGAGGGATGAAATGTCAGCAGGACATCTGtgaatatttacctgtgtactgtGATTCACCTGTTGGTACCagttttgtttacctgtatgcCGATATCACAATGACCCATTGTGTATGAGACAATACCCTATTTGTACATTCATGTATGTAAGTGATATGTATGTAGCTGTACGTTATATTTATGACATAAACACATTCTCTAATTCATTTTCTGGAAGTTTACTAGAGGTATAAATTTCCAAATGctaattaataaaacaaatttttaacaCACTGGATTTGACTGATTGTTTGATCAATGTAAATTTGACTTTCAACAATAGAGAAAGTTTGCTTTTAATGTTGTAAAGGTCTGGGTAAGCAGACGGCTCGTAGATATCAACACCGTAGTTATCGCCCTCGTTCTACCGCAGCCTGTACACACCATACAGCTCGCACACCAATACGTAagggcttttccagtaaaacatctaccccaccccaggactccaggtttggttaaggggtaccacctatagaatttatttaataaattacatagaagtaatgGGAAGGCAATCCAACCAtgtatagaagtgatttattatGGAGTCCTGGATtggggtagatattttaattcTTAATAGCCCTAAGACGATTTTCAATCGCTTATTAGGATACTTTCCCCAATTTAGATTTCTGtagatttttaggtcatctgacccgaagggtcaggatgacctatagccatcatgcttcgtccgtcgtcgtccgccgtgcgttgtgcgccgtgcgccgtccgtaaacttcaatcttcttctcaagttccaccagtgggattaagatGAAACTttaagatggccgccaaagccgccattttgaaaacacattttaaacttcttctcaagttccaccagtgctgttgggctgaaacttgccagaaatgatcctgaaatgatcccgaccaagtgttgttatttttcgggtcggtccgaaatccaagatggccgccatagccgccatcttgaaaaacacatttaaaacttcttctcaagtttcaccagtgctattgagctgaaacttgcctgaaatgatcctgatatgatcccgaccaagtgttgttatttttcgggtcggtccaaaatccaagatggccaccatagccgaCATCTTGAAAAacgcattttaaacttcttctcaagttccaccagtgctattgagctgaaacttgcctgaagtgatcctgatatgatcccgaccaagtgttgttatttttcgggtcggtccgaaatccaagatggccgccatagccgccatcttgaaaaacacattttaaacttcttctcaagttccaccagtgctattgagctgaaacttgcctgaaatgatcctgatatgatcccaaccaagtgtagttatttttccggtcggtccgtaatccaagatggccaccatagccgccatcttgaaaaacacgttttaaacttcttaagttccaccagtgctattgagctgaaacttgcctgaaatgatcctgatatgatctcgaccaagtgtagttatttttccggtcggtccgtaatccaagatggccgctgaggccgccatcttgaaaaacacattttaaacttcttctcaagttccaccagtgctattgagctgaaacttgcctgaaatgatcctgatatgatcccgaccaagtgtagttattttttagattggtctgaaatccaagatggccgccatagccaccatcttgaaaaacacattttaaacttcttctcaagttccaccagtgctattgagctgaaacttgcctgaaatgatcctgatatgatcccgaccaagtgtagttatttttccggtcggtccgtaatccaagatggccgccatcttgaaaaacacgttttaaacttcttaagttccaccagtgctattgagctgaaacttgcctgaaatgatctcgaccaagtgtagttatttttccGGTCAgtccgtaatccaagatggccgctgaggccgccatcttgaaaaacacattttaaacttcttctcaagttctaccagtgctattgagctaaaacttgcctgaaatgatcctgatatgatcccaaccaagtgttatttttcgttattttttgggtcggtccgaaatccaagatggccgccataaccaccatcttgaaaaacacattttaatcttcttctcaagttacaccagtgctgttgggctgaaacttacctgaaatgttcctgagatgatcccgaccaagtgttgttattttttagattggtctgaaatccaagatggccgccatggcggccatcttgaaaaacacattttaaacttcttctccagttccactggtgccattgagctggaaattggtgaggatgttaaggaaggagggccaacaaagtgttgttattttttcggtctcgtaaaaactttgacatggcagcaatggcggccattttgtaacatgattgcgcaatcatggttttcctgaacaacacctatttcaaacttcttctcaaattccaccggtgggattcagctcttaacttaccagaaattatccttagatggtccagaccaagtgttgttatttattgggttggtcagaattccaagatggccacaatggccaacagtgccactatatacttgctacagagaatgcatactacaataatataagggttttaatttagagtcagatgacctttaaggcccctgggcctcttgttaatattttgttcaCTGGTAGTAGTACTTcatgatatatatcaaatcttttctgttgcaattagtttgaggtagaaatatatattttaaatagaCTAAAGTAGCTGTAATTTGACATATCACTTTGTAATAACCTGTTAGATGAAGTTTAGTTACATGTTGcaagttatttcccttgatgACAGTAAGATGCCTTTACACATTCAACTTAAGATGTTTTCCAGGGTTTTTGTTcatgatacataattatgtacatacGAGGTCATCCATTTTACCCTTAAGAGTATGCTTTTGACTCCAGAAATTCAGATCTGACTCTCAATCATATGCTAACAACCAaatgggttttctctgggtactctggtttcctgCCACAGTAAGACCACTTGGACACTTCCATTCCGGCCAACAAGACTTATTATCACTTTTAATTTTATAAGTTTGTTTAGCAAGCAAGCTGGCATTCAAAAGAATAACCTAGATTGGCTTCCAGGTACTGTAGTACAACCTCTCGATCAtgacatttctttttaaagGCCATCAAGCTGATTTCACATTCAACAAATAATTCAAATGTTTTGCATGTTGTGTTGCAAgcttaaatatattt
Above is a window of Pecten maximus chromosome 7, xPecMax1.1, whole genome shotgun sequence DNA encoding:
- the LOC117330807 gene encoding actin-related protein 2/3 complex subunit 4; this encodes MSATLKPYLNTVRHTLTSAMCLQNFDSQMVERHNKPEVEVKSNKELLLTPVVISRNEKEKVLIEGSINSVRISIAVKQADDIEKILCHKFMRFMMMRAENFVILRRKPVEGYDISFLITNFHSEQMYKHKLVDFVIHFMEEIDKEISEMKLAVNSRARVSAEEFLKRF